A genomic segment from Malus domestica chromosome 05, GDT2T_hap1 encodes:
- the LOC114824972 gene encoding cytochrome c6, chloroplastic isoform X1, whose amino-acid sequence MLLTSLVSNSPNGTFCLPKGAVKQGGGHNPIPQKQEEWKFLKSLAPPLMAAVLTLSPLSITPVSHAQAIDVQRGAALFRRTCIGCHDAGGNIIQPGATLFTKDLQRNGVDTEEEIYRVTYFGKGRMPGFGEKCAPRGQCTFGARLQDEEIKILAEFVKLQADQNWPNILIEDK is encoded by the exons ATGCTGCTTACATCTCTGGTATCTAATAGCCCTAATGGTACCTTTTGCCTCCCAAag GGTGCAGTGAAGCAAGGAGGAGGACACAACCCAATTCCTCAAAAGCAAGAAGAATGGAAGTTTCTCAAGAGCTTGGCTCCTCCCTTAATGGCTGCAGTTCTGACTTTATCTCCACTCTCAATCACCCCTG TCTCGCATGCGCAAGCCATTGATGTTCAAAGAGGAGCTGCATTGTTTCGTAGAACTTGCATTGGATGTCATGATGCAGGTGGAAACATAATACAACCA GGTGCAACACTCTTCACTAAAGACCTACAGAG AAACGGAGTTGATACAGAAGAGGAGATATACCGTGTTACTTACTTTGGAAAGGGAAGAATGCCG GGTTTTGGTGAGAAATGCGCGCCAAGGGGCCAGTGCACTTTTGGAGCTCGTTTGCAGGATGAAGAGATAAAGATTTTGGCTGAGTTTGTGAAATTACAGGCTGATCAAAACTGGCCCAACATTTTAATTGAAGACAAATGA
- the LOC114824972 gene encoding cytochrome c6, chloroplastic isoform X2, whose amino-acid sequence MVPFASQRVCSYIQGAVKQGGGHNPIPQKQEEWKFLKSLAPPLMAAVLTLSPLSITPVSHAQAIDVQRGAALFRRTCIGCHDAGGNIIQPGATLFTKDLQRNGVDTEEEIYRVTYFGKGRMPGFGEKCAPRGQCTFGARLQDEEIKILAEFVKLQADQNWPNILIEDK is encoded by the exons ATGGTACCTTTTGCCTCCCAAag AGTGTGTTCTTATATACAGGGTGCAGTGAAGCAAGGAGGAGGACACAACCCAATTCCTCAAAAGCAAGAAGAATGGAAGTTTCTCAAGAGCTTGGCTCCTCCCTTAATGGCTGCAGTTCTGACTTTATCTCCACTCTCAATCACCCCTG TCTCGCATGCGCAAGCCATTGATGTTCAAAGAGGAGCTGCATTGTTTCGTAGAACTTGCATTGGATGTCATGATGCAGGTGGAAACATAATACAACCA GGTGCAACACTCTTCACTAAAGACCTACAGAG AAACGGAGTTGATACAGAAGAGGAGATATACCGTGTTACTTACTTTGGAAAGGGAAGAATGCCG GGTTTTGGTGAGAAATGCGCGCCAAGGGGCCAGTGCACTTTTGGAGCTCGTTTGCAGGATGAAGAGATAAAGATTTTGGCTGAGTTTGTGAAATTACAGGCTGATCAAAACTGGCCCAACATTTTAATTGAAGACAAATGA
- the LOC103435274 gene encoding LOW QUALITY PROTEIN: lecithin-cholesterol acyltransferase-like 4 (The sequence of the model RefSeq protein was modified relative to this genomic sequence to represent the inferred CDS: deleted 1 base in 1 codon) → MAMLLEDILKSVELWLKLSRRPTQPYVDPNLDPVLLVPGIAGSVLNAVDEESGAEERVWVRILGADYMFRTKLWSRFDPSTGKTVSLDPNTRIVVPEGRYGLEAIDALDPDMVIGQECVYYFHDMIVELTKWGFQEGTTLFGFGYDFRQSNRLQETLHRLAAKLEAVYNASGGKKITIITHSMGGLLVKCFMCLHSDVFEKYVNKWIAIAAPFQGAPGYVTSTFLNGMSFVDGWEQNFFISKWSMHQLLIECPSIYELMACLDFQWEHPPLLEMWRGRPDGDERSQIMLESYPLVESVQIFKEALANNTVNYNVEDIPLPFNMEILKWANETRKIISRAKLPPQVKFYNIYGMNLETPHSVCYGNEETPVTDLQQLRYFQPTYVCVDGDGTVPVESAKADGLDAVARVGVPGEHRGILCERHVFRILKHWLKVDHDPYYNPVNDYVILPTAFEMERHRENGREVTSVKEEWEIISECQDADEKPVVSSVSVSDAGAEACATLTVHPRNEGKQHVELNARSVSVDA, encoded by the exons ATGGCGATGCTTTTGGAGGATATTCTGAAGTCGGTGGAGCTCTGGTTAAAGCTA TCAAGAAGACCCACCCAGCCTTACGTGGACCCCAATCTCGATCCGGTTCTTCTAGTTCCGGGCATCGCCGGTTCGGTCTTGAACGCCGTCGATGAAGAGAGTGGTGCGGAGGAGCGCGTTTGGGTTCGAATCCTCGGTGCTGACTACATGTTCCGGACCAAGCTTTGGTCTCGTTTCGATCCTTCAACAG GCAAAACTGTGTCTTTGGATCCAAACACAAGGATAGTGGTTCCTGAAGGTAGATATGGACTTGAGGCAATCGACGCCTTGGACCCTGACATG GTCATTGGACAGGAGTGTGTATATTATTTCCATGACATGATTGTTGAATTGACCAAGTGGGGTTTCCAAGAGGGAACGACACTTTTTGGGTTTGGTTATGATTTCCGCCAAAGCAACAG gtTGCAGGAGACATTGCATCGCTTAGCTGCAAAACTAGAGGCAGTGTATAATGCTTCTGGAGGGAAAAAGATAACCATCATAACTCATTCTATGGGGGGCCTTCTAGTGAAATGTTTCATGTGCTTGCATAGTGAT GTTTTTGAGAAATATGTGAACAAGTGGATTGCAATTGCTGCACCATTCCAGG GTGCACCTGGATATGTTACTTCTACCTTTTTAAATGGAATGTCATTTGTTGACGGGTGGGAACAGaatttttttatatcaaaatggaGCATGCACCAACTG CTTATTGAGTGCCCATCAATATATGAATTGATGGCTTGTCTTGATTTTCAATGGGAACATCCTCCGCTTTTGGAAATGTGGAGAGGTAGGCCAGATGGTGATGAGAGATCTCAAATTATGCTAGAGTCTTACCCCCTGGTAGAGAGCGTCCAGATTTTTAAGGAGGCTCTTGCAAATAATACG GTCAATTATAACGTTGAAGATATTCCCCTACCATTTAATATGGAAATCTTGAAATGGGCTAATGAAACACGCAAGATTATATCTCGGGCGAAACTTCCTCCTCAAGTTAAATTCTACAACATATATGGGATGAATCTCGAGACACCTcatagtgtttg CTATGGAAACGAGGAAACACCGGTCACAGATCTACAACAGCTACGCTATTTCCAG CCTACGTATGTATGCGTCGACGGTGATGGGACAGTTCCGGTAGAATCAGCTAAG GCAGATGGTCTCGATGCTGTAGCAAGGGTTGGAGTCCCTGGCGAGCACCGAGGAATTCTTTGCGAGCGCCATGTGTTCCGGATACTCAAGCACTGGTTGAAGGTGGACCATGACCCGTACTACAACCCGGTAAACGACTACGTGATTCTACCCACTGCATTCGAAATGGAGAGGCACAGAGAGAATGGTCGAGAAGTAACATCTGTAAAAGAGGAGTGGGAAATCATCTCCGAATGCCAAGACGCCGATGAAAAGCCTGTGGTGAGTTCCGTATCGGTTTCGGACGCCGGAGCAGAGGCCTGCGCAACTCTCACTGTTCACCCTCGGAACGAGGGAAAGCAACATGTGGAGCTGAATGCTCGAAGCGTCTCGGTCGATGCATGA
- the LOC139187468 gene encoding large ribosomal subunit protein eL27x-like, translating to MVSFLKQNQAVLLLQGRYAGRKAVILKNFDKGTRDRPYGHCLVAGIAKYPSKVIRKDSAKKTAKKSRVKAFIKLVNHQHVMPTRYNLDVDLKEVATVDSLQTRDKKVAAAKEVKARLEERFKSGKNRWFFTKFRF from the coding sequence atggTGAGTTTTCTGAAGCAGAACCAGGCGGTGCTCCTCCTCCAGGGCCGGTACGCCGGGCGGAAGGCCGTGATCCTAAAGAACTTCGACAAGGGTACGCGCGACAGGCCGTACGGGCACTGTTTGGTTGCCGGGATAGCCAAATACCCGAGCAAGGTGATCCGGAAGGACTCCGCCAAGAAGACGGCCAAGAAGTCCCGGGTCAAGGCCTTCATCAAGCTCGTCAACCACCAGCACGTGATGCCCACGCGCTACAACCTGGACGTCGACCTCAAGGAGGTGGCGACCGTCGACTCGCTGCAGACGCGGGACAAGAAGGTGGCGGCGGCGAAGGAAGTAAAGGCCCGGTTGGAGGAGCGGTTCAAAAGCGGCAAGAACCGGTGGTTCTTTACCAAGTTTAGGTTCTAG
- the LOC103419826 gene encoding phosphatase IMPL1, chloroplastic isoform X2 has product MGRSLVFSTNVPLRISQIPRSILPPNRPSYSLFLNPKQKLQHGFQRFGLSIAKPTRSLCTKAVLSGIPNHELYVKVGAKSTGPIPIGQLVGVVEKAAKTGAEVVMNAVNKPRNITYKGVADLVTDTDKKSEATILEVVRKNFEDHLILGEEGGITGDASSDYMWCIDPLDGTTNFAHGYPSFAVSVGVLFRGKPVAAAVVEFVGGPMCWNTRIFSASAGGGAFCNGQKIHVSQTDEVGRSLLVTGFGYEHDDVWITNIELFKEFTDVSRGVRRLGAASVDMCHVALGIVEAYWEYRLKPWDMAAGVLIVEEAGGKVTCMDGGKFSVFDRSVLVSNGVLHGKWQAFLSLSPIFGLG; this is encoded by the exons ATGGGCAGGTCCCTGGTTTTCTCCACAAACGTTCCTCTCAGAATTTCTCAAATACCCAGATCAATTTTACCTCCCAATCGACCAAGTTACTCACTTTTTCTGAATCCAAAGCAAAAATTGCAACATGGGTTTCAAAGATTTGGACTTTCGATTGCCAAACCGACGAGAAGTCTCTGCACAAAGGCCGTGTTGTCTGGAATTCCAAACCACGAGCTGTATGTGAAAGTTGGCGCCAAATCAACCGGACCAATTCCAATTGGTCAGCTCGTTGGAGTGGTTGAGAAGGCCGCTAAGACTGGCGCTGAG GTTGTGATGAATGCTGTTAATAAGCCTCGGAATATCACCTATAAAGGAGTAGCGGACTTGGTCACTGA CACAGATAAAAAGAGTGAAGCCACAATTTTAGAAGTTGTGAGAAAGAACTTTGAAGATCACCTTATTCTTGGAGAGGAGGGTGGAATAACTGGAGATGCATCATCTGATTATATGTGGTGCATTGATCCTTTAG ATGGAACAACAAATTTCGCACATGGTTATCCTAGCTTTGCAGTTTCTGTTGGAGTTTTATTTCGAGGAAAACCTGTTGCTGCTGCCGTG GTAGAGTTCGTTGGGGGCCCTATGTGTTGGAATACCCGCATTTTTTCTGCTAGTGCTG GAGGGGGAGCATTTTGTAATGGCCAAAAAATTCACGTGAGCCAAACTGATGAG GTGGGACGATCTCTTCTTGTTACTGGATTTGGTTATGAACATGATGACGTATGGATCACCAACATAGAGTTATTTAAAGAGTTCACCGACGTCAGCAGG GGTGTTAGAAGGCTCGGTGCAGCTTCAGTAGACATGTGCCATGTAGCTCTTGGGATTGTAGAAGCTTACTGGGAATATCGACTAAAGCCGTGGGATATGGCAGCTGGTGTTTTg ATAGTTGAAGAGGCTGGAGGAAAGGTTACGTGCATGGATGGCGgaaaattttctgtatttgaTAGATCTGTCTTGGTATCCAATGGTGTGCTGCATGGCAAG TGGCAAGctttcctttccctttctccAATTTTTGGGTTAGGGTAG
- the LOC103419826 gene encoding phosphatase IMPL1, chloroplastic isoform X1: protein MGRSLVFSTNVPLRISQIPRSILPPNRPSYSLFLNPKQKLQHGFQRFGLSIAKPTRSLCTKAVLSGIPNHELYVKVGAKSTGPIPIGQLVGVVEKAAKTGAEVVMNAVNKPRNITYKGVADLVTDTDKKSEATILEVVRKNFEDHLILGEEGGITGDASSDYMWCIDPLDGTTNFAHGYPSFAVSVGVLFRGKPVAAAVVEFVGGPMCWNTRIFSASAGGGAFCNGQKIHVSQTDEVGRSLLVTGFGYEHDDVWITNIELFKEFTDVSRGVRRLGAASVDMCHVALGIVEAYWEYRLKPWDMAAGVLIVEEAGGKVTCMDGGKFSVFDRSVLVSNGVLHGKVLERIAPATEKLKSKEIDFSLWYKPEDYTTDI, encoded by the exons ATGGGCAGGTCCCTGGTTTTCTCCACAAACGTTCCTCTCAGAATTTCTCAAATACCCAGATCAATTTTACCTCCCAATCGACCAAGTTACTCACTTTTTCTGAATCCAAAGCAAAAATTGCAACATGGGTTTCAAAGATTTGGACTTTCGATTGCCAAACCGACGAGAAGTCTCTGCACAAAGGCCGTGTTGTCTGGAATTCCAAACCACGAGCTGTATGTGAAAGTTGGCGCCAAATCAACCGGACCAATTCCAATTGGTCAGCTCGTTGGAGTGGTTGAGAAGGCCGCTAAGACTGGCGCTGAG GTTGTGATGAATGCTGTTAATAAGCCTCGGAATATCACCTATAAAGGAGTAGCGGACTTGGTCACTGA CACAGATAAAAAGAGTGAAGCCACAATTTTAGAAGTTGTGAGAAAGAACTTTGAAGATCACCTTATTCTTGGAGAGGAGGGTGGAATAACTGGAGATGCATCATCTGATTATATGTGGTGCATTGATCCTTTAG ATGGAACAACAAATTTCGCACATGGTTATCCTAGCTTTGCAGTTTCTGTTGGAGTTTTATTTCGAGGAAAACCTGTTGCTGCTGCCGTG GTAGAGTTCGTTGGGGGCCCTATGTGTTGGAATACCCGCATTTTTTCTGCTAGTGCTG GAGGGGGAGCATTTTGTAATGGCCAAAAAATTCACGTGAGCCAAACTGATGAG GTGGGACGATCTCTTCTTGTTACTGGATTTGGTTATGAACATGATGACGTATGGATCACCAACATAGAGTTATTTAAAGAGTTCACCGACGTCAGCAGG GGTGTTAGAAGGCTCGGTGCAGCTTCAGTAGACATGTGCCATGTAGCTCTTGGGATTGTAGAAGCTTACTGGGAATATCGACTAAAGCCGTGGGATATGGCAGCTGGTGTTTTg ATAGTTGAAGAGGCTGGAGGAAAGGTTACGTGCATGGATGGCGgaaaattttctgtatttgaTAGATCTGTCTTGGTATCCAATGGTGTGCTGCATGGCAAG GTTTTAGAGAGGATTGCACCTGCAACAGAGAAGTTGAAGAGCAAAGAAATTGATTTCTCATTGTGGTACAAGCCCGAAGATTACACAACAGACATTTGA
- the LOC139195773 gene encoding phosphatase IMPL1, chloroplastic-like encodes MVVSHCCIGDVRYETTNFAHGYPSFAVSVGVLFQGKPVAAAVYSPSVDMCHVALGIVEAYWEYRLKPWDMAAGVLIVEEAGGKVTCMDGGKFSVVDRSVLVSNGVLHG; translated from the exons ATGGTGGTCTCTCATTGTTGCATTGGTGACGTTCGCT ATGAAACAACAAATTTCGCACATGGTTATCCTAGCTTTGCAGTTTCTGTTGGAGTTTTATTTCAAGGAAAACCTGTTGCTGCTGCCGTG TACTCCCCTTCAGTAGACATGTGCCATGTAGCTCTCGGGATTGTAGAAGCTTACTGGGAATATCGACTAAAGCCGTGGGATATGGCAGCTGGTGTTTTg ATAGTTGAAGAGGCTGGAGGAAAGGTTACGTGCATGGATGGTGGAAAATTTTCTGTAGTTGATAGATCTGTCTTGGTATCCAATGGTGTGCTGCATGGCTAG
- the LOC103435483 gene encoding protein PHLOEM PROTEIN 2-LIKE A2-like produces the protein MKKKYWVDKNSEQLFYGVCKRSLDHLGQRQSLLALERRRRVSKTSIRTSQLVIDYCYIVIGPNLWFKCSGDPIDVAELLDVCRLEVYGKLDTAYLSPGTLYEVVFVVKLNAKEYGWEEPVEFTLETPAGDKHTRNVDLMQKQRGTWVEIPAGEFRASPEQYGNMIFSLHQLGGQWKKGLVIKGAEIRPKTKK, from the exons ATGAAAAAG AAGTATTGGGTTGATAAGAATTCCGAACAACTGTTTTACGGTGTATGCAAGAGATCTCTCGATCACTTGGGGCAGAGACAGTCGTTACTGGCGCTGGAACGTAGAAGACGGGTATCGAAAACTTCAATCCGTACATCACAATTAGTTATTGATTACTGCTATATAGTAATCGGTCCTAACTTATGGTTTAAATGCAGTGGTGACCCCATTGATGTTGCTGAACTGTTAGATGTATGTAGGCTAGAAGTGTACGGGAAGCTTGATACCGCATACCTGTCACCCGGAACTCTTTATGAAGTTGTATTTGTGGTCAAGCTGAATGCTAAAGAATATGGATGGGAAGAACCAGTCGAATTCACTCTCGAAACCCCTGCTGGTGACAAGCACACACGTAATGTTGATCTGATGCAAAAGCAGAGAGGAACATGGGTTGAGATCCCAGCCGGTGAATTTAGAGCATCGCCTGAGCAGTATGGCAACATGATTTTTTCGCTCCATCAACTTGGTGGGCAGTGGAAGAAAGGGCTTGTTATCAAGGGTGCCGAAATTCGTCCTAAAACTAAAAAGTAA